GAGCGCCGCTACGGACGCCGCTGTCATCGCTTCCATCTCCACTCCGGTTTGCCCAGTGGTCTTAACCGTCGCAAAGATGTGGATGGCGCAGAGGCCTGCTTGGTTCGGCTGAGATTCTTCTTTGAAGGAGATATCGACGCTGGTGATCAGGAGAGGATGGCACATAGGAATGAGGTCGGGAGCCTTCTTGGCCCCCATCACCCCGGCGACTTGGGCCACGGCGAGCACATCGCCCTTGGCGATCTTCCCGCGCTGAATCTTCTCCAGCGTCGCAGGAAGCATCAAGACGGTCGCCTGCGCAGTCCCGACCCGTTCGGTCGAGTCTTTCGCGCTGACATCGACCATCCGCGCCCGGCCCGACTCGTTAAAGTGTGTGAACTCAGCCATTTCTCTCAATGAATCAGCTGGTTATACATTGCGCCGATCGGTGATTATAAGTTCCGGCAGAAACGAAGGTCAAGCGGGGAAGAAGGCGCACGGACTGGGCATGAGCATACAAAAGACAACTTCGTCAGCGGGAAATCCCCATCCCCAGAAAAATTGCACTCATAATTGAGCCGCAGCTTAGTTGGCGCTGAGACATCAAAGTAACTTTCCCTACCTGAGAACTATGAAACCGCCGGTCATCAGTATTGCCATAGCTGTGCGCTAAGGCCCCTGACGATGGATTCCTCAAGACTGCTGTGGTAAAAGCTCTCCTCAGTGCTTTTACCTCCACGACACACTATATTATTTTTCCTAGGAGCCTGTCCGAGTA
This genomic window from Nitrospira sp. contains:
- the moaC gene encoding cyclic pyranopterin monophosphate synthase MoaC; translated protein: MAEFTHFNESGRARMVDVSAKDSTERVGTAQATVLMLPATLEKIQRGKIAKGDVLAVAQVAGVMGAKKAPDLIPMCHPLLITSVDISFKEESQPNQAGLCAIHIFATVKTTGQTGVEMEAMTAASVAALTIYDMCKAIDRGMSFSDVCLLSKSGGKSGTYTRPG